A region from the Malus domestica chromosome 07, GDT2T_hap1 genome encodes:
- the LOC103432884 gene encoding uncharacterized protein isoform X1 — MRTLASKLATYSKYYRTRNPVRNAPSRNFSTYNGRDELSLEEEAERKIGWMLKLIFAGTATCVAYNIMPYMGDTLLQQSVSLLTVKDPLFKRMGASRLAQFAVDDERRMKIVEMGGARELVNMLGGAKDDRTRKEALKALSALSPSADKALGALHQAGAISVIRSSPDSLENAEIEKYKSSLLRRFQDLRYDFPTADVSRSLNS; from the exons ATGCGCACGTTAGCATCCAAGCTCGCCACT TATTCAAAGTATTACCGTACAAGAAACCCGGTGCGCAATGCGCCTTCCCGCAATTTCTCAACTTACAACGGAAGAG ATGAGCTCTCTCTTGAAGAGGAAGCTGAAAGAAAAATTGGGTGGATGTTGAAACTGATATTTGCTGGGACTGCAACTTGCGTAGCTTACAACATAATGCCTTATATGG GTGATACTTTGTTGCAACAGTCCGTGTCGTTGTTGACAGTCAAGGATCCGTTGTTTAAGAGAATGGGGGCTTCTCGATTAGCTCAGTTTGCGGTTGATG ATGAAAGGAGGATGAAAATAGTGGAGATGGGTGGTGCTCGAGAGCTGGTGAATATGTTGGGCGGTGCTAAAGATGACCGCACAAgaaaggaggctttgaaagcTCTTTCTGCTCTGTCACCTTCAG CAGATAAAGCTCTTGGAGCTTTACACCAGGCTGGGGCAATCTCGGTTATCAGATCTAGCCCGGATTCCCTGGAGAATGCTGAAATTGAGAAATACAAGTCAAGCTTACTCAGAAGATTCCAAGATCTGAGGTACGATTTTCCAACCGCAGATGTTTCAAGGTCTTTAAACTCTTAA
- the LOC103432884 gene encoding uncharacterized protein isoform X2, which translates to MRTLASKLATYSKYYRTRNPVRNAPSRNFSTYNGRDELSLEEEAERKIGWMLKLIFAGTATCVAYNIMPYMGDTLLQQSVSLLTVKDPLFKRMGASRLAQFAVDDERRMKIVEMGGARELVNMLGGAKDDRTRKEALKALSALSPSDKALGALHQAGAISVIRSSPDSLENAEIEKYKSSLLRRFQDLRYDFPTADVSRSLNS; encoded by the exons ATGCGCACGTTAGCATCCAAGCTCGCCACT TATTCAAAGTATTACCGTACAAGAAACCCGGTGCGCAATGCGCCTTCCCGCAATTTCTCAACTTACAACGGAAGAG ATGAGCTCTCTCTTGAAGAGGAAGCTGAAAGAAAAATTGGGTGGATGTTGAAACTGATATTTGCTGGGACTGCAACTTGCGTAGCTTACAACATAATGCCTTATATGG GTGATACTTTGTTGCAACAGTCCGTGTCGTTGTTGACAGTCAAGGATCCGTTGTTTAAGAGAATGGGGGCTTCTCGATTAGCTCAGTTTGCGGTTGATG ATGAAAGGAGGATGAAAATAGTGGAGATGGGTGGTGCTCGAGAGCTGGTGAATATGTTGGGCGGTGCTAAAGATGACCGCACAAgaaaggaggctttgaaagcTCTTTCTGCTCTGTCACCTTCAG ATAAAGCTCTTGGAGCTTTACACCAGGCTGGGGCAATCTCGGTTATCAGATCTAGCCCGGATTCCCTGGAGAATGCTGAAATTGAGAAATACAAGTCAAGCTTACTCAGAAGATTCCAAGATCTGAGGTACGATTTTCCAACCGCAGATGTTTCAAGGTCTTTAAACTCTTAA
- the LOC103432886 gene encoding ribosome biogenesis protein NOP53 — protein sequence MGKKAKTSRKGKKAWRANISTDDIHDFFEQSTKDALSGGSLASAPAESLFFEDKSKDLSVKRKIEKHRQKVLHVESMLQKNPFVQPVPSSTLKKSKKAHKKVPELIDESEWSPERSVSSSGMADLWGYTGDDNKKTKKTRKPSIIPAVEVEPPGSSFNPTFESHQETLAHAVAEEMGKVYKKELGPQPVPLTVPGEAVDEEEMYFLEADEGSDDNMNPENLDENGDAASEKMPLKTKRVTTVVLNKRARRKEQLKKEAEARQAKQLSKEIDGLPDIIQEIAKEDEERHKRHLRRVVAKQEKLKSCPPRLGKHKFEPAPVQVLLTEEISGSIRKLKGCCTLVNDRFKSLEKRGLIPPKANKRK from the exons GGGCTAACATCAGCACTGATGACATCCACGATTTCTTCGAGCAGTCCACCAAGGACGCCCTCTCCGGCGGCTCTCTCGCCTCCGCCCCCGCCGAGTCCCTCTTCTTCGAAGACAAGTCCAAAG ATCTTTCggtgaagaggaagattgaaaAGCACAGACAGAAAGTACTCCATGTTGAGAGCATGCTACAGAAAAACCCATTTGTACAACCAGTGCCTTCTTCAACTCTGAAGAAATCTAAGAAAGCACATAAAAAGGTTCCAGAACTAATAGATGAATCTGAATGGAGTCCTGAG CGTTCTGTCTCATCTTCTGGCATGGCTGACTTATGGGGCTATACAG GTGATGACAACAAAAAAACCAAGAAG acGAGGAAGCCATCAATTATTCCTGCTGTAGAAGTTGAGCCTCCAGGATCCTCATTCAATCCCACATTTGAAAGTCATCAG GAAACATTGGCTCATGCTGTTGCAGAAGAAATGGGGAAAGTCTATAAAAAAGAGCTTGGACCTCAACCAGTTCCTCTAACTGTTCCTGGAGAGGCTGTTGACGAAGAAGAA ATGTATTTTCTTGAGGCAGATGAAGGCAGTGATGACAATATGAATCCAGAAAATTTGGATGAGAATGGGGATGCTGCATCCGAGAAAAT GCCtttaaaaacaaagagggtGACAACAGTTGTATTAAATAAGAGAGCTAGGCGTAAAGAACAGCTTAAAAAGGAAGCAGAAGCGAGACAGGCGAAGCAGCTTTCCAAAGAAATTGATGG CTTACCAGATATCATTCAAGAAATAGCGAAAGAGGATGAGGAGAGGCATAAAAGACATCTTCGACGAGTTGTAGCTAAACAAGAAAAACTCAAGTCATGTCCCCCACGATTGGGGAAGCATAA GTTCGAGCCTGCCCCAGTTCAAGTCCTCTTGACTGAAGAGATATCAGGATCCATCCGGAAGCTTAAG GGTTGTTGCACCCTTGTCAATGATAGGTTCAAGAGCCTCGAAAAAAGAGGACTAATCCCGCCAAAAGCGAACAAAAG GAAATAG